CTTGTCCTGTACCGTTTTCAGAATGGCTTTTGTTCCTTGTACAACCGACCTGAAAGTATCACCGCTACCTTCCGGCGCCTGCCAGTTCCAGATAACTTTTAAGCCTATCGCCCGATTTTTCACATCAAAATTGACCGTACCGTTGGCATAAACCTTCAATATGGAGTTGTCAAGGTATTTTTGCAGATAATCGGGAAAAGAGGTTTCTCCGGTTGATTTTGTAAATTGTGCCAATGTAATTTCGGTGGGCCAGTGGGTGGATGAGATGTTCCCGATATCCCGGATATACTCTATGGATTGATTGGAAAAACATTTCCAGAACAGCAAGTCGATAAGGTGTGTGGTCACATCAGCAATGCCCTCTCCCTGTTGTTCTACATCGTAGTACCATGCCGGACGGATTAGCGGTGCTCCGGATACTTCTTTATAGAAATGATGTACGCTTTCCATATATACAGCAGGATCTTCCGGTGTACCTGTTTGGAGCTCTCCAAAGAAATCTTGATTATTGATGAGTTTCTTCTCTATGATATTCAGCAGATCATAACGCTCGGTCATCATATCATATAATAGCACATTGTGCGCTTCGGCATTGGCATACGCTTCTTGGAGCAAATGGAAATCTTCCCGCTTAATTGCCATGGGTTTATCAGAAAGCACATTTAAACCGGCATCTACGGCACTGAGAATATATCCTGTCTTCTCTTTGTTGTTACCGGCAAGTATAACTACATTCCCTTTCTTGTCAGTCACCATTTTATTCAGGAAATCGCCACCCGTATAGACAATAGTTTGCCAGTTCGTAGGGTCTTTATCTCTTTGGTTGAACGATTCTATAGCCGAAAGATATTGTTTTAATCCTGCATCTTCTGCAGGTGCATATACAAATACCGAATCGTTTACCTGTGGCATGCTGCTTTTTTGGAGTAGATTAGCATGAAAATGACCGGGGGCAACCACAATTAATTGTATTTCTCCCATTTCCCCTGTGAATATTGTCTCTTCTTTGGTTGCGTTGTTATTTTTTTGCACACAAGATAGTAACATCAAACCTATTGCGACAATTTTAAGATATTGTTTCATTACTGCAAGTTATTTTAATTCCTGAAGTAATTGATGGGCTTCTTTTAAGCCTTTACGATAAGTTTCTTCCATCAGAATAATTTTTCCTCCTTTGCGTTTACTTTCATTAGAAGCTTCCATAAAAGTAAATATCTCCAGAGTTTCTTTTTCTGTTACAGGAGGAATTTCGGTTTTGAAAAATTTCACTATTTCGTCTAAAAGAACCCCGTAGCCTTCAAATCCTCCGGCAGGAGCTGCCCCGTTATCGGTAAAAACAGTACCCCCGTAAACATGCTTTCCGGTACGACGACCTCTGAATGTGCCGATACGGCCATCGTTCCATAAACCGACCACCACATCTGTACCTTCAGCCGACATACGGTTCACCGATACACAACCTGTCCCCAGAATAGTAAATAATCCTTCTATTCCATGAATGCCATACCATCCGAAGTCGGGATGGGTCAATTCTCTTGTTGCGGGTGAATAGGTGTCTGCTCCAAGTATCTTTCCCAATTCTCCGTTGCGTAGTTTTTGATTTTGAGGGGTAAAGCGAACAGCGGAGGAAGAGAAAATAGGAACCTTGTATTCTTTGGACAGTTGGTAAATCGCGATGGCTTGAGCGAGTGTGGCCCCAAGGGGTTTATCTATAAACATGGGCTTCCCGGCCTTGAATACTTCGTAAGCCTGTTCCAGATGGAGATTCCCATCGTTGGTTTCCAGCATTACGCAGTCTACTTTATCCAATAATTCAGCAATGGATGAAACAACCTCCACCCCCATTTCCTTTACTTGCTCTATATAGCCGGGGATTCGATCGTAACTCGATTTGATTGTTTTTGATCCATAGGGATAGGCGGCCACAATCCTGAAATCTTTATATTGCTCCTTTTTATCATTTCCGTTCAATTCTTTAGTGAATGCGATGGCGTGAGAGGTATCCAATCCGATAATTCCTACCTTTATCTGTGCCTGGGCTATCAATAAAAGTCCCGACAAAATAGCTGATAAAATAATTTTTAGTCTCATAATAATTGAATTTTTAGAATCAAGAATCAAGATTCAAGACACAGTATCTATTGTTTTTTTAATTTAAAAGTGATGCACTTGCTTTATCCAGGTAGAGAACAGCATCTTCTTTTGTCCTCAAAATAGTAGCCGGACATTTCTCGCTGATCTCTTCATTTAATGTACGGTAGACCGCCTCAGCCTTGTTTTTAGCCGGTACCATGCAGAACATATATTTAGCTTTCAACAGGGCAGGGATGGTAACTGTAATAGCATGGGTAGGTACTATGTCTATGCTGGAAAACAGATTCTCATTTACTTGCTGTTGCCTGCAAGACATATCCAGTTCTACTGCTTTTACTTGTTTCGGATCATTGAAGTCAGCTACAGGAGGATCGTTGAATGCAATGTGTCCGTTCTCCCCAATCCCGAGACAAACAATATCTACCGGGTACTGATTCAGCAACCCTGCATATCTCTCGCATTCAGCGTAAGGATCTTCGGCCCTGCCGTTTATATAATGGATGCTTTTAAACGGGACTTTGTCGAAAATACGCTCTTTCAGGAAATTTCCGAATCCTTGCGGCGCATCTTTTTCCAATCCTATGTACTCGTCCATATGAAAAGCATTGATCTTTTCCCAGCGGATTTGCTTATCGGCAATCAATTCTTTCATAAAATCACTTTGTGATGGTGCGGCCGCAAAGATCATATTGATCTCCTCTTTTTCTCCGAGTAATTGCCGGATGGTCTCCGATACATTAGCCGCCGCTTCCTTACCCATTTCCTCTCGCGTATGGAAGATTTTTACTTCCAACATTCCTTTAGTGAATGTGATTACATTCGTGTTAATTTCGGTATATGACATTTCCTTCCAAGATTGTGTATGAAACATTAATATTATTATCAAAAATAACAAAATCGGCATCTTTACCCTTCTGAATAGATCCTTTCTGCTGATCTATCTTCATCATGCGGGCCGGGGTTAAGGTTATCATCTTTACCGCTTCCACCAAAGGGACTTCAGCTATGTTTACCATGGTTCTGACTAACCGGTCGGTAGTAGCAACACTTCCTGCAAAAGCTGTACGATCTGGCAGTTTGGCCACACCATCTTCAATGATTACCTTTTGCCCTTTGTCGAGGCTACCCAATATGGATTCTCCATCGGGCATACCTGCTCCCCTCATTGAGTCGGTAACGAGTGCAGTTTTGTCAGGACCTTTGAATTTATATACGAACTGAAGGAGAGATTTGGGCAAATGTACTCCATCGGCAATAATTTCCACATTCATGTTATCGATCAGATAGGCTGCTTCAACAATCCCGGCATACCGGAAAGCATTCCGACGGGTGACGGTCGACATTGCCGAATAGAGATGGGTGATATGGTTGAATCCGGCATTGTAAGCATCCACTACCTCTTCGTAGATGGCATCGCTATGTGCAATAGAAGTAAGTATATTCTTTTCTGCGAGCACTTTCCCGAACTCTAATGCACCGGGCAGTTCCGGTGCGAGACTCCATCGAACGATATCGTCCGATGCTTCCAATATCTTATTGTATTCTTCCGGTTCGGGATTTCTGAGATATTTGGGATCCTGTGCCCCCCGTTGGTTATATGCGAAATAAGGACCTTCAAGATGCAGGCCGAGAAATAGGGCTCCCTTATTGTTCTGTTTTACCGCTTCTTTATAGGTGGCAAAAGTTTTCAGCAGTTCTTCAAACGTACTGGTAAGAGTGGTAGGCAGCAGTGCTGTTGTTCCATGTTTGGCATGCATTTCTGCCGCTCCAAGGTATGCCTCGACGGTTCCATCCATAAAGTCGTGTCCGCCACCACCGTGGGTGTGGATATCGATGAATCCGGACGATACATATTTGTTTTGGGCATCAATGACCATATCTTCGTTACCGAAAACAACTGCTTCCGTGCTTACGATGTCAATTATTTTTCCGTTCTCACATACAATAGCCAGATTCTCTTCTATCCTATCAGGGAAAATGACCTTTCCGTTTTTTATGATGATTCGATTATTCATAGAAACTAAAAACTAAAAGTGAAAAACTAAAAACTAAAGAATTTGGGATGTTTGATTTGGGATTTGGAAAACCTTTTCACCTTTCTATCATTCCACATTATTTTCTCCATGATTTGATTTTGTGTCCACTGGCAGCGTACCAAACAATATAGGCAAAGCAGGGAATCAGGATCCAATAAGCCTGTTTCATTGCCTCAAAGGGAGATAAAGATGCATTTAATTCTACAAAAGCATTATAAACGATGGGCATGATAGCGCTACCGCTTAAAGCCATTACGAGGAATGCGGAACCCAGATTAGTGTATTTTCCTAATCCGTTAATTGCCAACGGCCAGATGCCGGCATATAGCAGGGCATTCGGAAGTCCCATCATCACTAAGTACCAAAGGGAGATATCGGAAGTGATCCCAAGAAACCGTACCGTTCCCGACGTGGTTATCATCATCACAGATAGCAGTAAATTGATAGAGGCACAAATCAGGAGGGCATTCCGTTGCTTCAGATATTTTGGTATAAGCACGATTCCTGAAAAATAACCGATAAAAGTCAGCAACATAGTGTAAGAGGGTATGTTTTGGGCAGGCCCCGCAAGGCTCTCACCCATAGTTCCCGCATATTTAATACTGGTTCCTAATGCGATCATCTGGGTTCCTATATGAAAGAACATGGCAACCACTCCTAATATGAGTGCTGGATATTGTAAGATGGATTTACGTGAATTTTCATCTTGCTCGGATCGCTTATTTACTATTGAGGGATCCAGATCAGGTAAAGGCGAATAACGGACAATTATACCGAAGATAAACAGGGCAATAGCCAAAATGAGGTAGGGTGTCATTACCCCCTTTATTAGGGTATCTAAAGCCGTTTCTAAAGCTTCCCCGGTGTAATTTCCCGCTTCAATATCCCGCATCAGTACTTTGTCGGATTCCCTGATAACGACGGCTGCAAATATCAGATTTGCAATCACTCCTGCCAGTTTGTTGCCGGTTCCTACAATGCTCATCCGTTTGGCGGCGCTTTCTATGGGGCCTACAATAGTTACATAGGGGTTAGCCGCAGACTGGAGAATAGCCAGTCCCACTCCCAACAGGAATAATCCCAACAGGAATATTTGATAGATACGCCAGTAAGCAGCCGGAACAAAAAGCAAAGCTCCTATCGACATACACCATAATCCAAACATCATCCCTTTTTTGTATCCTACCTTATTTAATAAAAAAGAAGAAGGGATTGCCATGATCAAATAGGCAATATAAAAGGCAAATGTCACCAGATAGGACTGGAAATTCGATAATTGAAGAGTTAGCTGGAAATAGGGTATTAAGATGGTGTTTACCCATGATACCAATCCGAAAATAAAAAACAGCAGCGCCAGTATTATCATCGATTTGATGGTAGTGCTTCTGTCTTGTACATGATTGATTTGAGGATTGTTACTCATATTGTTATAAGTTTGAAGAAATAGGAAGTAGGACTTCCTCTTGTACTTAAAGCACAAAATTATTTTTTTATATGGTATAGAAATGCTTTAAAAACGTAATTGTGTTTTCAAATAACGTTATGCGGTGCGGGAATCACTGTATTTCTTACGATATTCGATGGGAGTACAGCCTTTCATCTTTTTAAATATTCTTGCGATATTCTTACAGTCGTTGAACCCTGACTCCAATGCCATGTCGAATAGGGTTCTTTCAGTGGTAACCAATAAATGTGCAAAATAATCGATCCTACAACTTAGGATAAACTGATAAATAGAGGTTCCCATTTCATCTTTGAATTTCACTTCCAGGTTGCGTCGGGATAACGGAACCAGCTCTGTAAGTTCCTCAATATTGATATCGGAGATAAAGTTGTCTTCTATGAAATTTACTATTTGGGAGATGTATTCATTAGTGATATCGTATTTTTCTGTAGATTTCCGAAGCTCAAATCTAGTCGGCCGGATAATGATATTGAAAGGTTCTATAATTTCGCCTTTACTCATCCTATCAATGAGTCTTCCTGCCTCATATCCTCCTTTTTCCACATCTGTAACAATAGAAGAGATAGGCGGGTCGGACAGATTACAAATCAGTTCGTCATTATCTACACCCAATAATGCAATCTCTTCGGGTATTCGGATATTATTGATTTTACAGATTTGGGATACCCTTAATGCGAAATTATCGTCGCAGGCGAATAGTCCCACAGGTTTGGGCAGTGACAAGAGCCATTCGTCGAGTTGTATATGGCTGGTTCCCCATTCCTCTCCGTTCAGATTCTCACTTTCGAAATAGTGATAATTCCCGCCTACTTTTTCTATTTGGGTTCTAAACCCTTCCGCTCTTTCACGTGACCAAACCACCCCTTTATTTCCATAGAATGCAAAATTACGGTAGCGTCTTTTGATGAAAAACTGTGCCGCCATCTCTCCCGTACCAAAATAATCTCCGGTCAGATTGGAGAAATAGTTACTCCGTTCTTTGTAATTCTGAAGTAGGATAGGAATGTTCAATGAAGCCAGCAGATTTGTCCCTTCATGGTCCCATCGTGCCACAATGGCATCGGCTTCCCACTCTTTAGCCCACTCCACAATACCCTCTTTACCATATAGTGTTTTGTAGTAAGAGGGCAATCGGTAAAAAATCCAAGGCCCATGTTCTTTGGAGTATTGGATCAATCCTCTTAGTAGCCGGCGACTGAATTCGCTGGAATAATCAATGAGAATAAGTATCTTTAGCATAACGGTCAGATTTATTACAATTAGTCGTTTCCTCATTTAGTGTAGCGAAAACATTCAAATATCGAAAAACTTCGGATTTATTATTCAAATATAGATATTTTTTTATATATCTAACAATATGGAAAAATAAAAGTATTGAAGACGGTATCTTTTTATTGAAATTAAAAACGTGTTATGCTGCTAATTTGATTATTTACAAAGAAATCCAAAAGTGTCATTCAGGATAGCAATTAAAAGATGACACTTTTGGGTGTGAATGCTTTTTTTCCATTCATACAAGGTATAAACTCTCCATGTTTAATCATGGAGAGTTTATGCGAATGTTATTTCCTGTTTTTCAGAAAGAAATTAATGAACAGGGAGTGTGATAATTTGTTTGTATTTCAGTAATGTTTCTAATAATTTGGGGTAGCTTATATCCTGTATTTTTTTATTCTCATCTATGGCCTGAGAAGCAGCCATGGCTGCTGATTGTCCAAGTATCATAAACACCGGTTCCATGCGAAGTGAACCAAAGGCTATATGTGAAGCACTCAGGCAAACAGGAACCAAAAGGTTTGAACATTCATCCTTTCGGGGTATAATTGAGCGATAACTTACAGGATAGGGAGGATATCCCCTGGCTTCCACATTCCCTTCATTTTGCACAAAACCGTTCACATCCACATATCTTTGCACATGATGGGAATCCATCCCATATCCGGCCATGGCAATAGGATCTTCTGCTACTTCAATACCCTCACAGTTTTTCTGTGTCATTACGTAATCACTAACCATACGCCTTGCTTCCCGGATATACAGCTGGCGTGTCCAGTTGTCCTCATTTTCAGTGTATTCATCTTTGCATACTCCCCATTGAGACACAACATCTCTTACTTTCTGGGGAATGCGTGGGTGATAGGCAAGTGTCCACATTAACCCTTTCTGATAGTTTAGATGTTCTTCAACGATCTTGTCTCGTTCCTCATAACTTGCTTCAGGATAAGCATGATTTTGTCCGATGAAATCTGTTGAAAACCCTTTCTGATTATTTGTATCCGTTTTTCTGTTTGGCATGGGGGTATTGATCCAGGGTACCAAGGGATCACCGTAGGAGTACATCTCTTCTATAGGTCCTTCAGCCGCTTCATAATTTCGAAAAAGTAGTTCATAATTCAACTCATTATAATTTTCAGGCTTTTTGAAAGGAATCCGATTATCAGGATGGTCTGTAAGTGTCATTCTAAAGCAGTAAGCCTGGATTTTATTATCTCCTTCTCCGTCAATACCCGGCGGATCACTAGATATGTATGGGAGTAAGCCACTGTCCGGATTTCCTTTAATAACATACGGATCAACCCTGTTAATGAAATTATGGTGTAATGCATTGTGAGATATTCTATTACCTATTGTCTTGTTGATCTTATCCAATTGTACTCCGTTGAGGGTTTCGCCATACAATTTATTGGATTCTCTTCCTATTATATAACTGACTCCGGCAGAAGCCATGAGATCGCCTTCATATGAAGCATCTATAAACATCTTTCCTTTATAGACCTCACCTGATTCCATTGTAATTTCTGTTATGAAGGTTCCTCCTTTTTTTACACCCCCATTGCGAAGTAAACGTTTGTTGTAAACCAGGTCGATTGACTCGTTCTTTATCATTTCTTTATAGACCTGTAATGCTACAGATGGTTCGAAAGTCCACATGGCATCATCATTTTGATCCCTGTTTCTCGATTCTGAATAGTCTGCTTTATCCTGTCGTGTCCAGTTTTCAGGATTGTCGTAATACTTTTTGATATTTTGATAAAATTCACGAGAAATTCCTCCTATGGCTATTTTACTCCCAATATCAGTAGCTCCCAACCCCCCTGTAGTCAATCCGCCTATTCTGTTTGTTGGTTCAATGAGCAAAACAGTTTTGTTCATTCGTGAGCATTGAATAGCTGCGGAGATCCCGGACGAAGTTCCTCCATAAATAACTACATCATATTTTTTTTGCTTTATATCTCCAAAAGAATTCATTATAATGCAAAAAGTAAAAAAAATCGTTACAATTATTTTTTTTCTATCCATCTTTATATTTATGATTAGGATCTGTTTAATTAAATTTACTTTAACTCTTTAATACGTATGTTTCTGAATTCAATTCCGGGACGTGCCCTAACAAACCGATATGTCCGGTTTTATTCAGCACTCCGGGATGATCAAGTTTATTTATTGTTCCGTTTTAGGCACCAGCAGTAAGCATAAATTTTTTCATTTTATTCTTAGTAGTTTGGATTCTGCGTCATATTAGGATTTGCCTGCATTTCGGTTTCAGGTATGGGCCATAAATAGTCACGTGAAGCATTGAAGTGTCTTTCATCTACCAGACGCATTTTATAGTCAACTGATTCTCCGGGTGAGGCTATGACTGATTGATCGTAATACGAGTTGCCATATTCATCCATATGTGGTATTCCAGGATACGTTTTCTTCATTCTTCCCAGAAGTGGCTCATTTAATACTTTCTCTGCCATTTTCCATCTTCTTATATCGAATAGCCTCAATCCTTCACCTGCAAATTCAACTTTTCTTTCTCTACAAATTATCTGGAACAGTTCTTGAGGGTCTGTAGTGGTTACATGAGGCATATTGACTGATTCTCTACTTCTGATTTTATTGATCGCATCCAATACGGACTGATCAATCTGACCAGCTTTGATCTTTGCTTCAGCGTAAGTGAGTAATACTTCTGCATACCGGATGAGAATAGGATTTGTATCGGAATTATTTGGATCCGCGGCGTCTTCAAGATTACAATATTTCCTGAAACACAAGCCAGTCCATGTTCCATACGCATTGGTTACTTCCAGATTGTTTACACGGGTATTGTTCCGGTAATTCCAGATAAGCACACTATCACCGTGGGTTTCAAATTGATATCCCAGGAACACTGATCCAGGTACTGCTAGCGTATATTCTAATCTGGGATCCCTGTTTTGATAGGGATTCATTGGGTCATATAAGGGAGATTTGTCAATGGGAAGTCCGTCAATACACTCAAAGGCATCCTGCAGTTGATATGCCGGTTTTTTGTTTGTATACCCTCCTGCTGTTCTGGAGCCCAACTGACGATAGGTGGGGTGTACCATATATGGTTTCAAATATTGCACTGATAAGATAATCTCCTTGGAACTCTCTCCTGCGAGGGTGAATAGTTTTGAAAAATCCTTTTCAATTATATATTGCTCACCTTCCATGCTTATCACTTTCGATGAAGCATCAATGGCATCGTTCCACTTTTCATTGTATAGTGCAGTCCTGGCCTTTAATGCTAATGCTGCACCCTTGGCTATTTTTCCTGACAGGGGGTTGTTTTCTTCCGGCAGATATTGGACTATTTCGGTGAGCTCGCTCAAAATAAAATCTACCACTTGCGATTTTGGTGTTCTCGCTTCCTGCGATGTGACTGTCAGTACTTTTGTAATCAGTGGCACATCTCCATACAACTCCGTTAAATAGGAATAATAGAGTGCCCTTAGAAATCTTGCTTCAGACTTGAGTCTGTTAAAGATCACCGGATCCACATTTGTCTCTCCATTATGCA
This window of the Proteiniphilum saccharofermentans genome carries:
- the nagA gene encoding N-acetylglucosamine-6-phosphate deacetylase; protein product: MNNRIIIKNGKVIFPDRIEENLAIVCENGKIIDIVSTEAVVFGNEDMVIDAQNKYVSSGFIDIHTHGGGGHDFMDGTVEAYLGAAEMHAKHGTTALLPTTLTSTFEELLKTFATYKEAVKQNNKGALFLGLHLEGPYFAYNQRGAQDPKYLRNPEPEEYNKILEASDDIVRWSLAPELPGALEFGKVLAEKNILTSIAHSDAIYEEVVDAYNAGFNHITHLYSAMSTVTRRNAFRYAGIVEAAYLIDNMNVEIIADGVHLPKSLLQFVYKFKGPDKTALVTDSMRGAGMPDGESILGSLDKGQKVIIEDGVAKLPDRTAFAGSVATTDRLVRTMVNIAEVPLVEAVKMITLTPARMMKIDQQKGSIQKGKDADFVIFDNNINVSYTILEGNVIYRN
- a CDS encoding FAD-dependent oxidoreductase translates to MNKTVLLIEPTNRIGGLTTGGLGATDIGSKIAIGGISREFYQNIKKYYDNPENWTRQDKADYSESRNRDQNDDAMWTFEPSVALQVYKEMIKNESIDLVYNKRLLRNGGVKKGGTFITEITMESGEVYKGKMFIDASYEGDLMASAGVSYIIGRESNKLYGETLNGVQLDKINKTIGNRISHNALHHNFINRVDPYVIKGNPDSGLLPYISSDPPGIDGEGDNKIQAYCFRMTLTDHPDNRIPFKKPENYNELNYELLFRNYEAAEGPIEEMYSYGDPLVPWINTPMPNRKTDTNNQKGFSTDFIGQNHAYPEASYEERDKIVEEHLNYQKGLMWTLAYHPRIPQKVRDVVSQWGVCKDEYTENEDNWTRQLYIREARRMVSDYVMTQKNCEGIEVAEDPIAMAGYGMDSHHVQRYVDVNGFVQNEGNVEARGYPPYPVSYRSIIPRKDECSNLLVPVCLSASHIAFGSLRMEPVFMILGQSAAMAASQAIDENKKIQDISYPKLLETLLKYKQIITLPVH
- a CDS encoding glucosamine-6-phosphate deaminase, translated to MSYTEINTNVITFTKGMLEVKIFHTREEMGKEAAANVSETIRQLLGEKEEINMIFAAAPSQSDFMKELIADKQIRWEKINAFHMDEYIGLEKDAPQGFGNFLKERIFDKVPFKSIHYINGRAEDPYAECERYAGLLNQYPVDIVCLGIGENGHIAFNDPPVADFNDPKQVKAVELDMSCRQQQVNENLFSSIDIVPTHAITVTIPALLKAKYMFCMVPAKNKAEAVYRTLNEEISEKCPATILRTKEDAVLYLDKASASLLN
- a CDS encoding XylR family transcriptional regulator codes for the protein MLKILILIDYSSEFSRRLLRGLIQYSKEHGPWIFYRLPSYYKTLYGKEGIVEWAKEWEADAIVARWDHEGTNLLASLNIPILLQNYKERSNYFSNLTGDYFGTGEMAAQFFIKRRYRNFAFYGNKGVVWSRERAEGFRTQIEKVGGNYHYFESENLNGEEWGTSHIQLDEWLLSLPKPVGLFACDDNFALRVSQICKINNIRIPEEIALLGVDNDELICNLSDPPISSIVTDVEKGGYEAGRLIDRMSKGEIIEPFNIIIRPTRFELRKSTEKYDITNEYISQIVNFIEDNFISDINIEELTELVPLSRRNLEVKFKDEMGTSIYQFILSCRIDYFAHLLVTTERTLFDMALESGFNDCKNIARIFKKMKGCTPIEYRKKYSDSRTA
- a CDS encoding putative oxidoreductase C-terminal domain-containing protein translates to MKQYLKIVAIGLMLLSCVQKNNNATKEETIFTGEMGEIQLIVVAPGHFHANLLQKSSMPQVNDSVFVYAPAEDAGLKQYLSAIESFNQRDKDPTNWQTIVYTGGDFLNKMVTDKKGNVVILAGNNKEKTGYILSAVDAGLNVLSDKPMAIKREDFHLLQEAYANAEAHNVLLYDMMTERYDLLNIIEKKLINNQDFFGELQTGTPEDPAVYMESVHHFYKEVSGAPLIRPAWYYDVEQQGEGIADVTTHLIDLLFWKCFSNQSIEYIRDIGNISSTHWPTEITLAQFTKSTGETSFPDYLQKYLDNSILKVYANGTVNFDVKNRAIGLKVIWNWQAPEGSGDTFRSVVQGTKAILKTVQDKEHNFIKQLYVQKPEGLDENKFSDSMKKAIKKIQTTYPFVSVSPTSTKGEYLINIPEVNREGHESHFKQVAESFFNFLVNRDMPEWERANTLAKYYITTKAVEIAKERN
- a CDS encoding RagB/SusD family nutrient uptake outer membrane protein; the protein is MKNRNYILVLLLITLHVSCSDFLDRYPMDAPSNATFLSNQKEMEMGVISCYNPLWLTYWGLPFNLAFDYATDIGYERNAYGLHTLPQGAATPTVDIIRDYWASFYDGIAYCNYFINNMHNGETNVDPVIFNRLKSEARFLRALYYSYLTELYGDVPLITKVLTVTSQEARTPKSQVVDFILSELTEIVQYLPEENNPLSGKIAKGAALALKARTALYNEKWNDAIDASSKVISMEGEQYIIEKDFSKLFTLAGESSKEIILSVQYLKPYMVHPTYRQLGSRTAGGYTNKKPAYQLQDAFECIDGLPIDKSPLYDPMNPYQNRDPRLEYTLAVPGSVFLGYQFETHGDSVLIWNYRNNTRVNNLEVTNAYGTWTGLCFRKYCNLEDAADPNNSDTNPILIRYAEVLLTYAEAKIKAGQIDQSVLDAINKIRSRESVNMPHVTTTDPQELFQIICRERKVEFAGEGLRLFDIRRWKMAEKVLNEPLLGRMKKTYPGIPHMDEYGNSYYDQSVIASPGESVDYKMRLVDERHFNASRDYLWPIPETEMQANPNMTQNPNY
- a CDS encoding Gfo/Idh/MocA family protein, yielding MRLKIILSAILSGLLLIAQAQIKVGIIGLDTSHAIAFTKELNGNDKKEQYKDFRIVAAYPYGSKTIKSSYDRIPGYIEQVKEMGVEVVSSIAELLDKVDCVMLETNDGNLHLEQAYEVFKAGKPMFIDKPLGATLAQAIAIYQLSKEYKVPIFSSSAVRFTPQNQKLRNGELGKILGADTYSPATRELTHPDFGWYGIHGIEGLFTILGTGCVSVNRMSAEGTDVVVGLWNDGRIGTFRGRRTGKHVYGGTVFTDNGAAPAGGFEGYGVLLDEIVKFFKTEIPPVTEKETLEIFTFMEASNESKRKGGKIILMEETYRKGLKEAHQLLQELK
- a CDS encoding MFS transporter, whose protein sequence is MSNNPQINHVQDRSTTIKSMIILALLFFIFGLVSWVNTILIPYFQLTLQLSNFQSYLVTFAFYIAYLIMAIPSSFLLNKVGYKKGMMFGLWCMSIGALLFVPAAYWRIYQIFLLGLFLLGVGLAILQSAANPYVTIVGPIESAAKRMSIVGTGNKLAGVIANLIFAAVVIRESDKVLMRDIEAGNYTGEALETALDTLIKGVMTPYLILAIALFIFGIIVRYSPLPDLDPSIVNKRSEQDENSRKSILQYPALILGVVAMFFHIGTQMIALGTSIKYAGTMGESLAGPAQNIPSYTMLLTFIGYFSGIVLIPKYLKQRNALLICASINLLLSVMMITTSGTVRFLGITSDISLWYLVMMGLPNALLYAGIWPLAINGLGKYTNLGSAFLVMALSGSAIMPIVYNAFVELNASLSPFEAMKQAYWILIPCFAYIVWYAASGHKIKSWRK